A stretch of Brassica napus cultivar Da-Ae chromosome C6, Da-Ae, whole genome shotgun sequence DNA encodes these proteins:
- the LOC106366726 gene encoding WD repeat-containing protein 44, whose amino-acid sequence MGSEEEDDWFSDAREEVSDCNSQVEEEDEFVQATGDLDLWTMNPDSVTNRRHKFFQSMGFSFKKRDDVIVPVSQPLNSVSEEEEEKLLRNVSISSQSDTSSVSSLSRFRGGRFLDRAKHIDDRIFLTRDCSSNSSSIANEGLSESGSSSSRSADLQSSPSSRYEDSPKKGGAKGWLKKLGVLTHLLDVDGDSDESSLGSSTRRQLTRVQSFKKQFKELSSLCVGQEFSAHDGSIVVMKFSHDGNYLATAGEDCVVRVWTIGEEERRDSLFEVADSDSTSNCVYFGMNDESQIEPLNIENEKVEKSRRLLRKKSESTCAVLPSKVFTISETPQHEFRGHAGEILDLSWSDKGFLLSSSVDETVRLWRVGSSDECLGVFSHKSFVTCVAFNPVDDNYFISGSTDGKVRIWDASSVRVVDYTDVKEIVTALCYRPDAKGVVVGSMTGDCLFYHTIDNQLELDREISIHGGMKKNKKKVPSKRITGFQFFPGDSDKLMVTSADSQIRIISGVDTICKLKKASSLRTTLSPTSALFTSDGKHIVSTIEDSGIHVWDYSQPNKKAASPQKPKTIKSYEGFLSDNVSVAIPWLGQGKEEDSVCSFIADLDKKFAHLPLPVRDCFSQVKGATTWPEEKLGVVAGSAAAAISATASSRFKLRLLRSVCQNVNNTCTPHLWGLVIVTATWDGRIRVFHNYGLPIRV is encoded by the exons ATGGGGAGCGAGGAAGAAGATGACTGGTTCTCCGATGCACGGGAAGAGGTATCCGATTGCAACTCccaagtggaagaagaagatgaatttgTTCAAGCAACAGGCGATTTAGACCTCTGGACCATGAATCCTGACAGCGTTACTAACCGTCGTCACAAGTTTTTCCAATCTATGGGTTTCAGTTTCAAAAAGAGAGACGATGTTATCGTTCCCGTCTCCCAACCATTGAACTCCGTctctgaggaggaggaggagaagttGTTGAGGAATGTATCTATCTCCTCTCAGTCAGATACATCCTCTGTTTCATCCTTGTCTCGTTTCAGAGGAGGACGGTTTTTGGATCGGGCCAAGCACATTGATGATCGTATTTTCCTGACCAGAGATTGTTCCAGTAATAGCAGCAGCATTGCTAACGAGGGACTGAGCGAGTCTGGTTCCAGTAGTAGTAGATCCGCAGATTTACAGAGCTCTCCGTCTAGTCGCTACGAGGATTCGCCTAAGAAGGGAGGCGCTAAAGGGTGGTTGAAGAAGTTAGGTGTCTTAACTCATCTTCTCGACGTTGACGGTGACAGTGATGAATCTTCTCTTGGATCGTCGACAAGGAGACAACTCACTCGAGTCCAGTCTTTCAAGAAGCAGTTCAAGGAGCTCTCGTCTCTATGCGTAGGACAAGAGTTCTCAGCGCATGATGGATCCATTGTAGTCATGAAGTTTTCTCACGATGGCAACTACTTAGCCACCGCTGGTGAGGACTGCGTTGTGCGAGTGTGGACCATCGGGGAAGAAGAGAGGAGAGACAGTTTGTTTGAAGTGGCTGACTCTGATTCCACCTCTAACTGTGTTTACTTTGGGATGAATGACGAGTCGCAGATTGAGCCGTTAAACATTGAGAACGAGAAAGTCGAAAAGAGTAGAAGACTGTTGAGGAAGAAGTCAGAGTCGACCTGCGCCGTGTTGCCTTCGAAGGTCTTTACTATATCTGAAACCCCTCAGCATGAGTTCCGGGGACATGCTGGTGAAATCTTGGATCTTTCCTGGTCGGACAAAGGG TTTCTACTATCATCATCAGTGGACGAGACTGTTCGTTTATGGCGAGTTGGCTCTTCTGATGAATGCCTCGGAGTTTTCTCTCATAAAAGTTTTG TGACTTGTGTGGCATTCAATCCTGTGGATGACAATTACTTTATAAGCGGATCGACTGATGGGAAAGTCCGTATTTGGGATGCCTCTAGTGTCAGGGTTGTTGACTATACAGATGTAAAAGAGATTGTTACAGCTTTGTGCTACCGCCCTGATGCTAAAGGTGTAGTTGTAGGTTCCATGACTGGAGATTGTCTCTTTTACCATACTATTG aTAATCAGCTGGAACTGGATAGAGAGATCAGTATACATGGGGGgatgaagaagaataagaagaaggtTCCTAGCAAAAGAATCACTGGTTTTCAGTTTTTCCCCGGTGATTCAGACAAATTAATGGTCACTTCTGCTGATTCTCAAATCCGAATAATCTCTGGAGTTGATACCATCTGCAAGCTTAAGAAAG CTTCAAGTCTTAGGACAACCCTGAGCCCAACCTCTGCTTTGTTCACATCGGATGGGAAACACATTGTGTCAACAATAGAGGACTCAGGCATTCATGTTTGGGACTACTCTCAACCCAACAAGAAAGCTGCTTCTCCTCAGAAACCCAAAACTATCAAGTCTTATGAGGGATTTCTCTCAGACAACGTCTCTGTTGCCATACCTTGGCTAGGCCAGGGTAAAGAGGAGGACAGTGTCTGCAGTTTCATTGCTGATTTGGACAAGAAGTTTGCTCATTTGCCGTTGCCAGTGAGGGACTGTTTCTCTCAAGTGAAAGGAGCGACAACTTGGCCGGAAGAGAAGCTAGGAGTAGTAGCAGGTTCCGCTGCAGCAGCCATCTCAGCTACAGCCAGCAGCAGATTCAAGCTGAGGCTACTGAGGAGCGTCTGCCAGAACGTCAACAACACTTGTACGCCTCACCTGTGGGGCCTAGTGATTGTGACAGCAACTTGGGACGGTAGGATCAGAGTGTTCCATAACTACGGTTTACCAATTCGGGTCTGA
- the LOC106366727 gene encoding ORM1-like protein 3: MYVRALPTTDVNRNTEWFTYPGVWTTYIIILFFSWLLVLSVFHCSPGMAWTIVHLAHFTVTYHSFHWKKGTPFGDDQGIYNRLTWWEQIDNGKQLTRNRKFLTVVPIVLYLIASHTTDYQHPMLFLNTLAVFVMVVAKFPHMHKVRIFGINGDQ; encoded by the exons ATGTACGTGAGGGCGCTTCCGACAACAGATGTGAACCGGAACACGGAGTGGTTCACGTATCCTGGCGTTTGGACCACTTACATAATAATCCTCTTCTTCTCGTGGCTTCTCGTTCTCTCCGTCTTCCACTGCTCCCCTGGCATGGCCTGGACCATCGTCCACCTCGCCCATTTCACC gtgacGTATCATTCGTTCCACTGGAAGAAGGGAACACCGTTTGGGGATGATCAAGGGATCTACAACAGGCTGACTTGGTGGGAACAGATTGACAACGGCAAGCAGCTCACTCGCAACCGCAAGTTCCTCACCGTTGTTCCCATCGTCTT GTACTTGATTGCTTCTCACACAACAGACTATCAACATCCAATGCTGTTCCTCAACACATTGGCCGTCTTTGTAATGGTGGTTGCGAAATTCCCGCACATGCACAAGGTCCGCATATTTGGAATCAATGGAGACCAGTGA